Proteins encoded by one window of Clostridium perfringens:
- a CDS encoding M16 family metallopeptidase, which translates to MQKIVLNNGVRLLYKFKDIEHTSFCISLESGANVEHKDEIGMAHALEHILFKGNEKLKEDEINEKLDDLFGFNNAMTNFPYVIYYGTTAKEDFEEGFSLYADIVLNSDLQEFGFSEELNVIKQESDEWKEDLEQHVEDLALMNGLPDERIGNLIIGEKNHIEAISFQGLKDFYERNYLSENMIVSVVSSLSLEEVKEIVEKNFNRAKRGKISKYNLERNINCGIFSKKIEGNTGAKICCLFDINDLSMEEVTLLKVFNLWFGEGVSSVLYDEIRTKNGLAYEVYSEVKYEKGIRLFKIYLGTSKEKEEEALGLIEKCISKAMDIEDYLSEEGLNKLIKRFKLKNSLDLEKSIVLANRMAIYETMFNRGEYIFEELNLVENLSLKDMKNLIKRVLKKSIVQIIN; encoded by the coding sequence ATGCAAAAAATAGTTTTAAATAATGGTGTTAGATTATTATATAAATTTAAAGATATAGAACATACATCTTTTTGCATAAGCTTAGAGAGCGGAGCTAATGTAGAACATAAAGATGAAATAGGAATGGCACATGCCCTAGAGCATATTTTATTTAAAGGAAATGAGAAGCTTAAGGAAGATGAGATAAATGAAAAATTAGATGATTTATTTGGATTTAATAATGCTATGACTAATTTCCCTTATGTTATTTATTATGGAACTACTGCAAAGGAAGATTTTGAAGAAGGATTTTCTTTATATGCAGATATAGTTTTAAATTCAGATCTTCAGGAATTTGGTTTTTCAGAAGAATTAAATGTTATAAAACAAGAAAGTGATGAGTGGAAAGAAGATTTAGAGCAACATGTAGAGGACCTTGCTTTAATGAATGGCTTACCAGATGAAAGAATAGGAAACTTAATAATAGGAGAAAAAAATCATATAGAAGCTATAAGTTTTCAAGGGTTAAAAGATTTTTATGAAAGAAATTATCTAAGTGAAAATATGATTGTCTCAGTTGTTTCCTCTCTTTCTTTAGAAGAAGTAAAAGAGATTGTAGAGAAAAATTTTAATAGAGCAAAGAGAGGAAAAATATCTAAATATAATTTAGAAAGAAATATTAATTGTGGCATATTCTCTAAAAAGATAGAGGGAAATACTGGGGCAAAAATATGCTGTTTATTTGATATAAATGATTTAAGTATGGAAGAGGTAACTTTACTTAAGGTATTTAATCTTTGGTTTGGTGAAGGGGTAAGCTCCGTATTATACGATGAAATTAGAACTAAGAATGGACTAGCTTATGAAGTTTATAGTGAAGTTAAGTATGAAAAGGGAATAAGATTATTTAAAATTTATTTAGGAACCTCTAAGGAAAAGGAAGAAGAAGCCTTAGGACTTATTGAAAAGTGTATATCAAAGGCTATGGATATAGAAGATTATTTAAGTGAAGAGGGATTAAATAAACTAATAAAGAGATTTAAGCTTAAAAATTCATTAGATTTAGAAAAAAGTATAGTTCTTGCTAATAGAATGGCTATATATGAAACTATGTTTAATAGAGGAGAATATATTTTTGAAGAATTAAACTTAGTTGAAAACTTAAGTTTAAAAGATATGAAAAATTTAATTAAAAGAGTTTTAAAGAAATCCATTGTGCAAATAATTAACTAA
- the mnmH gene encoding tRNA 2-selenouridine(34) synthase MnmH — MFGLISYEEIYGHEDEYIFIDVRSQKEAFEEPMIGSVNIPVLLNEERDVVGTLYVRESAEAAKEQGIEFISRRLPEIFKQVQELYRNKHGKKLVIFCARGGMRSGSLHSLLNSLGINCYKLEGGYKAYRSFIINKIEEFSKEIDFIVLYGNTGVGKTEMLYKLEEKGYDVLDLEGCANHRGSILGGVGLGDCNTQKRFDALVYDKLRHRNSNIVFIEGESKRIGRILIPDPLFEKMYEGAKLKISADPEIRAERLVKEYTAFENVNEQLDEALGVLKKHISQERVEQYKDLVAKGDYKKVALELMEKYYDPRYGTSAKKKTFRNELEINDIENELFKLEEIYKEISEELREDVYEQ, encoded by the coding sequence ATGTTTGGATTAATAAGTTATGAGGAGATATATGGACATGAGGACGAGTATATCTTTATAGATGTTAGAAGCCAAAAGGAAGCCTTTGAAGAGCCTATGATAGGGTCTGTAAATATCCCAGTGCTTTTAAATGAAGAGAGAGATGTAGTCGGAACTTTATATGTTAGAGAAAGTGCAGAGGCTGCAAAAGAGCAAGGAATAGAATTCATCTCTAGAAGATTGCCTGAAATATTTAAACAAGTTCAAGAGCTTTATAGAAATAAGCATGGTAAAAAACTTGTTATTTTTTGTGCAAGAGGTGGAATGAGAAGTGGAAGTCTACATTCATTACTAAATAGTTTAGGAATAAATTGTTATAAATTAGAAGGCGGATATAAAGCATATAGAAGTTTTATAATAAATAAAATAGAAGAATTCTCAAAGGAAATTGATTTTATAGTATTATACGGAAATACTGGTGTAGGAAAAACAGAAATGCTATATAAATTAGAAGAAAAGGGATATGATGTTTTAGACTTAGAAGGATGCGCAAATCATAGAGGTTCAATTCTTGGAGGAGTTGGATTAGGTGATTGCAATACTCAAAAGAGATTTGATGCATTAGTTTATGATAAACTTAGACATAGAAATTCTAACATTGTATTTATTGAAGGAGAAAGTAAAAGAATAGGAAGAATTCTAATACCTGATCCTTTATTTGAAAAGATGTATGAAGGTGCAAAACTTAAAATAAGTGCAGATCCAGAGATTAGAGCAGAGAGATTAGTTAAGGAATATACTGCCTTTGAAAATGTAAATGAACAATTAGATGAAGCTTTAGGAGTTCTTAAAAAGCATATAAGTCAAGAAAGAGTGGAACAATATAAAGACTTAGTAGCCAAAGGTGACTATAAGAAAGTAGCCTTAGAACTTATGGAAAAATATTATGATCCTAGATATGGAACAAGTGCAAAGAAAAAAACATTTAGAAATGAATTAGAGATAAATGACATAGAAAATGAATTATTTAAATTAGAGGAAATATATAAAGAGATTTCAGAGGAATTAAGGGAGGATGTATATGAGCAATAA
- a CDS encoding DNA topoisomerase IV subunit A, with the protein MAKKNIEIPKDNNIIRMPLEEVMPDNYLPYAVEVAKDRALPDVRDGLKPVHRRILYGAYMLKAFPDKPYYKSARIVGDILGKYHPHGDSSVYDAMVILAQNFSTRAPLIDGHGNWGSIDGDGAAAMRYTEARLSSISMEMLRDIEKNVVDMVPNYSDSEMEPKVLPARYPNLLVNGTFGIAVGLSTNIPPHNLREVIDGTLAYIDNNEITTRELMNYIKGPDLPTGGVLIGEKTLLSAYETGEGKVTLRAKAKIETLENGRLGIVITEFPYRRNKARILQTISDMTGDKRHAKALDGIVDIRDESDRTGIRAVIEFKKAVDHDMADKVLKYLYKKTDLQGNISFNMVALADGKPETMGLKTIISHYVNHQKDVVTRRTKRELEVAEKRFHIVEGFIKAIGIMDEVIATIRASKSKKDAHENLVSKFGFTDLQAEAILELMLYRLTGLEIKVFQKEHKELSKKIKALRKILENESVLLGVIKDELKEVAEVYGDERRTALIEDESEAKIDLEELIVAEDVMVTLSNEGFIKKLPLKTYNRSNVDENEIEYREGDYLKFLIKSNTKDTLAIFTDKGTVYQIKCNSVADKKWKDKGERLEDLIRGLSLEDEKIIALESIENFLPNKCFKFITANGLIKKTTLDKFVTAYSKLMAIKLKNDDLLASVSLIDSQDEERFVEIETTNGLNFVVSEPELEFTDRNILGVQLVPLKSGNQIKSIRFVDNYEYKEFIIGINKKGNIKTFSNMNSNSYEKVKVNSFRNIIAFSNKGKVFKFPAYLLQNTEESNISDLVDGFEKDEIIIKVAPINEFGKIGEDLFVYFFSREGLVKKTSLREFLGEFNNQIAYKFKTPKDELVNVDINFENATVILVTKNGMGIKFLATAINPMGRVASGVTGISLKDDNKVIFVKVIPPSEDIDDKTLEAYNDYKKELTSNYEKLILESKQKEKAEVNIEDIKLQNRAGRGSSLMILVLEDYIRDVIIK; encoded by the coding sequence ATGGCTAAGAAGAATATTGAAATACCTAAGGATAATAATATTATTAGAATGCCTCTTGAAGAGGTTATGCCTGATAACTATTTACCTTATGCAGTAGAAGTTGCTAAGGATAGAGCACTTCCAGATGTAAGAGATGGATTAAAGCCTGTACACAGAAGAATTTTATATGGTGCATATATGTTAAAGGCTTTTCCAGATAAACCTTATTACAAATCAGCTAGAATAGTAGGGGATATACTAGGTAAATATCACCCACATGGAGATAGTTCAGTTTATGATGCCATGGTAATTCTAGCTCAAAATTTTAGTACAAGAGCTCCCCTTATTGATGGACACGGAAACTGGGGAAGTATAGATGGAGATGGAGCAGCGGCTATGAGATATACAGAGGCTAGACTTTCTAGTATATCTATGGAGATGCTTAGAGATATAGAAAAAAATGTAGTAGATATGGTTCCAAACTACTCAGATTCTGAAATGGAACCTAAGGTATTACCAGCTAGATATCCAAACCTTTTAGTAAATGGTACTTTTGGTATAGCAGTTGGACTTTCAACTAATATACCACCACATAATTTAAGAGAAGTTATAGATGGTACTTTAGCTTATATAGATAATAATGAAATTACTACTAGAGAATTAATGAATTATATAAAAGGGCCAGATCTTCCAACAGGAGGAGTTTTAATTGGTGAGAAAACTCTATTATCTGCTTATGAAACAGGTGAAGGAAAAGTAACTTTAAGAGCTAAGGCTAAAATTGAAACTTTAGAAAATGGAAGACTTGGAATAGTAATAACTGAATTCCCTTATAGAAGAAATAAGGCTAGAATACTTCAAACAATATCAGATATGACTGGTGACAAGAGACATGCTAAAGCTTTAGATGGAATAGTGGATATTAGGGATGAGTCAGATAGAACTGGTATAAGAGCCGTAATAGAATTTAAGAAGGCTGTAGATCACGATATGGCTGATAAGGTTCTTAAGTATCTTTATAAGAAAACTGATCTTCAAGGTAACATAAGCTTTAATATGGTTGCCTTAGCAGATGGAAAGCCAGAGACTATGGGATTAAAAACAATAATATCTCATTATGTAAACCATCAAAAGGATGTTGTTACAAGAAGAACAAAAAGAGAGTTAGAAGTAGCAGAAAAGAGATTCCACATAGTTGAAGGTTTCATAAAGGCTATAGGAATAATGGATGAAGTTATAGCTACAATTAGAGCTTCAAAATCAAAGAAAGATGCTCATGAGAATTTAGTTTCAAAATTTGGATTTACTGACTTACAGGCAGAGGCAATTCTAGAATTAATGCTTTATAGATTAACTGGATTAGAGATAAAAGTATTCCAAAAAGAGCATAAAGAGTTATCAAAGAAAATAAAGGCACTTAGAAAAATTTTAGAAAATGAGTCAGTTCTTTTAGGTGTTATAAAAGATGAATTAAAAGAAGTGGCTGAAGTTTATGGTGATGAAAGAAGAACTGCCTTAATAGAAGATGAAAGCGAAGCTAAGATAGATTTAGAAGAGTTAATAGTAGCAGAAGATGTTATGGTTACTCTATCAAATGAAGGATTTATAAAGAAGCTTCCTCTTAAGACTTATAATCGTTCAAATGTTGATGAAAATGAAATTGAATATAGAGAAGGAGATTATTTAAAATTCCTTATTAAATCAAATACTAAGGATACCTTAGCTATATTCACTGATAAGGGAACTGTTTATCAAATAAAATGTAATTCTGTAGCAGATAAGAAATGGAAAGATAAAGGAGAAAGACTTGAGGATTTAATAAGAGGATTAAGTTTAGAAGATGAAAAAATTATTGCTCTTGAATCAATTGAGAATTTCCTTCCAAACAAATGCTTTAAGTTTATAACTGCTAATGGATTAATAAAGAAGACTACTTTAGATAAATTTGTTACTGCTTACTCAAAGCTGATGGCTATAAAGCTTAAGAATGATGATTTATTAGCAAGTGTATCTTTAATAGATTCACAGGATGAAGAAAGATTTGTTGAAATTGAAACAACTAATGGATTAAACTTTGTTGTTTCAGAACCAGAATTAGAGTTTACAGATAGAAATATACTAGGAGTTCAATTAGTACCATTAAAGAGTGGTAACCAAATTAAGAGTATAAGATTTGTAGATAACTATGAATATAAAGAATTCATCATAGGAATAAATAAAAAGGGAAATATAAAAACTTTCAGTAATATGAATAGCAATTCTTATGAAAAGGTAAAAGTTAATTCATTTAGAAACATAATTGCTTTCTCAAATAAAGGAAAGGTATTTAAATTCCCAGCATACTTACTTCAAAATACAGAAGAAAGTAATATTTCAGATTTAGTAGATGGATTTGAAAAGGATGAAATTATAATAAAAGTAGCACCTATAAATGAGTTTGGAAAAATAGGTGAAGATTTATTTGTTTACTTCTTCTCAAGAGAAGGATTAGTTAAAAAGACATCTTTAAGAGAGTTCTTAGGAGAATTTAATAATCAAATAGCTTATAAGTTTAAAACTCCAAAGGATGAATTAGTAAATGTAGATATAAATTTTGAAAATGCTACAGTAATCTTAGTAACTAAGAATGGTATGGGAATTAAATTTTTAGCTACAGCTATTAATCCAATGGGAAGAGTAGCTTCAGGGGTAACAGGAATAAGCTTAAAAGATGATAATAAGGTTATATTTGTTAAGGTTATACCACCATCTGAAGATATTGATGATAAAACTTTAGAGGCGTATAATGACTATAAAAAAGAATTAACTAGTAATTATGAAAAACTTATTTTAGAGTCTAAGCAAAAAGAAAAGGCTGAAGTCAATATTGAAGATATTAAACTACAAAATAGAGCAGGAAGAGGAAGTAGTTTAATGATTTTAGTATTGGAAGACTATATAAGGGACGTAATTATTAAGTAG
- the recJ gene encoding single-stranded-DNA-specific exonuclease RecJ has product MREQWLLKQRKRDEIENLKEELNIDLLTSILLVNRNIKDEKDAREFLFGGIENLNNPYLMKDMEKGVKRVKEAIEKGDKITIYGDYDCDGVSSTSILYKGLKRCNANFNYHIPDREDEGYGMNSKRVKILKEEGTKVILTCDNGIAAFEEIDLAENLGMDVILTDHHDIPLVKDENGEINKEVPKAYAVINPKQEDCNYPFKSLCGAGIAFKFICALYKELGIPQKEALELLEICAIATVCDVVDLLGENRIIVKNGLEMLNNTKNKGLIALKKYTGLEGKEMAQYHLGFVIGPCINATGRLETADLSVELLLAEDDERADTLAKELFELNQRRQELTKDSVDMVIKQIEDNNMENDKVILVYNPYIHESIAGIVAGRIKEKYNVPTIIMTKGKDMPKGSARSIEEYNIFEELSKCKELISKFGGHPMAAGLSVEEKNIPILRNMLLENCKLTDYDIIPKVRIDVKLPLESLNYGLVDSLDKLEPFGKGNSSPLFGEKDVKVSRVWIMGKEQNVIKFRCKLRNSYKTIDAIAFGNKVEEFKEDFANKYGEEELLRVLDGGNCNFSVDLIYYPNINEFNGNKSIQANVKYFRL; this is encoded by the coding sequence GTGAGAGAGCAGTGGCTACTTAAACAAAGAAAAAGAGATGAAATAGAAAATTTAAAGGAAGAATTAAATATAGATTTATTAACATCTATCCTTTTAGTGAATAGAAATATAAAAGATGAAAAAGATGCACGTGAATTTTTATTTGGTGGAATTGAAAATTTAAATAACCCTTATCTTATGAAAGATATGGAGAAAGGGGTTAAAAGGGTAAAAGAAGCCATAGAAAAGGGAGATAAAATAACCATATATGGAGATTATGATTGCGACGGTGTATCAAGTACTTCAATTCTTTATAAAGGGTTAAAAAGATGCAATGCTAACTTTAATTATCATATTCCAGATAGGGAAGATGAAGGGTATGGTATGAACTCTAAGAGAGTTAAAATTTTAAAGGAAGAGGGCACTAAGGTTATTTTAACTTGTGACAATGGAATTGCAGCCTTTGAAGAAATAGATTTAGCTGAGAATTTAGGCATGGATGTAATATTAACAGATCATCATGATATTCCTTTAGTTAAAGATGAAAATGGAGAGATAAATAAAGAAGTTCCAAAGGCTTATGCTGTTATAAATCCTAAACAAGAAGACTGTAATTATCCATTTAAATCCCTATGTGGAGCAGGAATTGCCTTTAAATTTATATGTGCATTATATAAAGAACTAGGGATTCCACAGAAGGAAGCTTTAGAATTATTAGAGATTTGTGCAATTGCTACTGTGTGTGATGTAGTTGATCTATTAGGAGAAAATAGAATAATAGTAAAAAATGGCTTAGAAATGCTTAATAATACTAAAAATAAAGGATTAATAGCTTTAAAGAAATATACAGGTCTTGAAGGAAAGGAAATGGCACAATATCACTTAGGGTTTGTTATAGGCCCTTGTATAAATGCCACTGGAAGACTTGAAACAGCTGACTTATCTGTTGAATTGCTTTTAGCTGAAGATGATGAAAGGGCAGATACTTTAGCTAAGGAGCTTTTTGAGCTTAATCAAAGAAGACAGGAATTAACTAAAGACAGCGTTGATATGGTAATAAAGCAAATAGAAGATAATAATATGGAAAATGACAAGGTTATTTTAGTTTATAATCCTTATATACATGAAAGTATTGCTGGAATTGTAGCAGGGAGAATAAAAGAAAAATATAATGTTCCTACAATAATAATGACTAAAGGAAAAGATATGCCTAAGGGATCTGCAAGGTCTATAGAGGAATATAATATTTTTGAGGAATTATCAAAATGTAAAGAGCTTATAAGCAAATTTGGAGGACATCCAATGGCTGCTGGTTTATCTGTTGAAGAAAAAAACATACCTATATTAAGAAATATGTTATTAGAAAACTGTAAATTAACAGATTATGATATAATACCAAAGGTTAGAATAGATGTTAAATTACCTTTAGAAAGTTTAAATTATGGATTAGTAGATAGTTTAGATAAGTTAGAACCCTTTGGAAAAGGAAATTCTAGCCCGCTTTTTGGAGAGAAAGATGTTAAAGTAAGCAGAGTTTGGATAATGGGAAAAGAGCAGAATGTAATTAAGTTTAGATGTAAATTAAGAAATAGTTACAAAACCATAGATGCCATAGCCTTTGGAAATAAGGTTGAGGAATTTAAAGAAGATTTTGCTAATAAATATGGAGAAGAGGAATTATTAAGAGTATTAGATGGTGGAAATTGCAACTTTAGCGTTGATTTAATTTATTACCCAAATATAAATGAGTTTAATGGGAATAAATCTATTCAAGCTAATGTAAAATACTTTAGATTATAA
- a CDS encoding DJ-1 family glyoxalase III, whose translation MKKVLVFLAEGFETIEALSVVDVCNRAKVTCHACSLTENRTVNSAHGTMVLCDKLISDNDLETYDAIVLPGGMPGSTNLRDNEKVQSLIKKYNKENKIVAAICAAPIALAKAGVIEGKKVTSYPGFKEELGNVNYVEEDTVVVDGNIITSRGPATALVFGLEILKKLGYEKEAEEIREGMLINFFLEKEGK comes from the coding sequence ATGAAAAAAGTATTAGTATTTTTAGCAGAAGGTTTTGAGACTATAGAAGCATTATCTGTTGTAGATGTTTGTAATAGGGCTAAGGTAACATGTCATGCATGTAGCCTTACAGAAAATAGAACTGTTAATAGTGCTCATGGAACAATGGTGCTTTGTGATAAATTAATATCAGATAATGATTTAGAAACTTATGATGCAATTGTACTTCCAGGTGGAATGCCAGGATCAACAAATCTTAGAGATAATGAGAAAGTACAATCATTAATAAAGAAATATAATAAAGAAAATAAAATTGTGGCTGCAATATGTGCAGCTCCAATAGCTTTAGCTAAGGCTGGAGTTATTGAAGGAAAGAAGGTTACAAGTTATCCAGGGTTTAAAGAGGAACTTGGAAATGTTAATTATGTAGAAGAGGACACAGTAGTTGTGGATGGAAACATAATAACTAGTAGAGGACCTGCAACTGCCTTAGTATTTGGATTAGAAATATTAAAAAAGTTAGGATATGAAAAAGAAGCAGAGGAAATAAGAGAGGGAATGCTTATTAACTTTTTCTTAGAAAAAGAAGGTAAGTAG
- a CDS encoding DNA gyrase/topoisomerase IV subunit B, translated as MSNKNNNYDVTSLTSLEKLEPVRVRPGMYIGSTGSKGLHHCIWEILDNSIDEISNGYGNKAKVILNKDKSVTVIDNGRGIPTGMHPIKKKTGVEMVFTELHTGGKFNNQNYKTSGGLHGVGAAVVNALSRWLEVEVKQNGKIYRQRFEYAYDKELKKDMPGTPVTPLEVVGESKETGTKVTFLPDREVFSTSDFKFDIIDERLQELAFQNKGIRLELIDNRKEESVSKEYYSERGLLDFIDYLNESKTPLHPTPVLFEGEKEVNNIQMYGEICLQFTDSTTENIVSYVNNIPTTEAGTHETGFKTGMTRAFKEWAKKLNLIKEKDKEFEGDDLREGMTAIVRIKITNPVFEGQTKTKLGNNEAYTMMNDLAYTKFGHWIEDNKEVATMIINNALDAAARREKIKKINDAERKKIGKGTAPLAGKVAVCTLKNKEANEFIVVEGDSAGGSAKQARDRRFQTIMPSKGKIMNTEKQKLENVIASEELKIFNTAIGTGILDNYNEEDLKYDKIIIMSDADVDGYHIRTLWMTYIYRYMRPLIANGHLYLAQPPLYKVAKSGKGKDKILYAYSDDELEEVKKKVGKGATIQRFKGLGEMNPDQLWETTLNPETRTLVQVTIEDAAKAEKMVSLLMGDVVQPRKNYMYKYAEF; from the coding sequence ATGAGCAATAAAAATAACAATTATGATGTTACCTCTTTAACTTCTTTAGAAAAGTTAGAACCAGTAAGAGTAAGACCAGGAATGTACATAGGTTCTACAGGAAGCAAGGGACTTCATCATTGTATATGGGAAATATTAGATAACTCTATAGACGAAATATCAAATGGATATGGAAATAAGGCTAAGGTTATTTTAAATAAAGATAAAAGTGTAACTGTAATAGATAATGGAAGAGGAATTCCTACGGGAATGCATCCAATAAAGAAAAAAACTGGTGTTGAAATGGTATTTACAGAGCTTCACACTGGTGGTAAGTTTAATAACCAAAACTATAAGACTTCTGGAGGACTTCATGGTGTTGGAGCAGCCGTTGTTAATGCCTTATCAAGATGGCTAGAAGTTGAAGTAAAACAAAATGGAAAAATATATAGACAAAGATTTGAATATGCTTATGACAAAGAGCTTAAAAAAGATATGCCAGGAACACCAGTAACTCCATTAGAAGTAGTAGGAGAATCTAAGGAAACTGGAACAAAGGTTACTTTTTTACCAGATAGAGAAGTATTTTCAACATCAGATTTTAAATTTGACATAATAGATGAAAGATTACAAGAATTAGCTTTCCAAAATAAAGGAATAAGATTAGAACTTATTGATAATAGAAAAGAAGAAAGCGTAAGTAAAGAATATTACTCTGAAAGAGGACTTTTAGACTTTATAGATTATTTAAATGAAAGTAAAACCCCTCTGCATCCAACTCCTGTTTTATTTGAAGGAGAAAAAGAAGTAAATAACATACAAATGTATGGAGAGATATGTCTTCAATTTACTGATTCAACAACAGAGAATATAGTTAGTTACGTAAATAATATTCCTACTACAGAAGCTGGTACTCATGAGACTGGTTTTAAAACAGGAATGACTCGTGCTTTTAAAGAATGGGCTAAAAAGCTTAACCTTATAAAAGAAAAAGATAAGGAATTTGAAGGTGATGATTTAAGAGAAGGTATGACAGCTATTGTCAGAATAAAAATCACAAATCCAGTCTTTGAAGGTCAAACAAAAACTAAGCTTGGAAATAATGAAGCTTACACAATGATGAATGATTTAGCTTACACTAAGTTTGGTCATTGGATAGAGGATAATAAAGAAGTTGCAACTATGATTATAAATAATGCCTTAGATGCAGCTGCTAGAAGAGAAAAAATTAAAAAGATTAATGATGCAGAGAGAAAGAAAATAGGAAAAGGAACAGCACCTTTAGCAGGAAAGGTTGCAGTATGCACATTAAAAAATAAAGAAGCTAATGAATTCATAGTAGTTGAGGGAGATTCAGCAGGTGGATCAGCTAAGCAAGCTAGAGATAGAAGATTCCAAACAATAATGCCTTCAAAAGGTAAAATAATGAATACAGAAAAACAAAAGTTAGAAAATGTTATAGCTTCTGAGGAATTAAAAATCTTTAACACTGCCATAGGTACAGGAATTTTAGATAATTATAATGAAGAAGATTTAAAATATGACAAAATAATAATAATGAGTGATGCTGACGTAGATGGATATCATATAAGAACTCTTTGGATGACATATATCTATAGATACATGAGACCTCTTATAGCTAATGGTCATCTTTATTTAGCACAACCACCTCTTTATAAAGTTGCTAAATCAGGTAAGGGTAAAGATAAGATTCTTTATGCTTATAGTGATGACGAATTAGAAGAAGTTAAAAAGAAGGTAGGAAAGGGAGCAACTATTCAAAGATTTAAAGGACTTGGAGAAATGAATCCAGACCAATTATGGGAGACAACTTTAAATCCAGAAACAAGAACTTTAGTACAAGTTACTATAGAAGATGCCGCTAAGGCTGAAAAAATGGTTTCTTTATTAATGGGTGATGTTGTTCAGCCTAGAAAGAACTATATGTATAAGTATGCTGAGTTCTAA